From the Candidatus Poribacteria bacterium genome, the window TTTGTGCAAGAATATATACAAGGTTGTGACTGGGAATAGGTATCTATTAAATCTGCTAAAAACGTGGGCGCGCTTTAATTATATCCAGCACAAAAATAAGTCCATCTTGTACATTCGACATCAGGACAAAGGGGAGTTTCACATGCGGAACGCCGAAGTTTTATCAAACAATCAAACCTCTTATGAACGACAGATTCCGCTTTTTCCGTTACAGGCAGTCTTGTTCCCCGGCGGGTTTTTGCCGCTACGGATTTTTGAACCGCGTTACCGCACGATGATCAAATTCTGCTTAGAGCATGAGTCTGAGTTCGGCGTTGTTCTTATAAAAGAAGGAGAAGAGGTAGGCGAAGCCGCTACTCCCTACGAAGTCGGTACAGCTGCCCGTATTCTTCACGTTGAGAATTTAGACGACGGCCGCATGAACATTATCACTGCTGGTGAGTACAGGTTTCAAATTCTTGAAATTCAGGAGCATCTCTCCTATCTCACCGGTCGAGTCCGAATGTTAGATGACCCCGACGCAGAGATTGAGGCGGTGTCAGAATCACTTACCACGCGGACTGAAGAATTGTATGAGGCTTACGAAGCGTTATCCAGTCGCTTGATTTTTGCATGGCATCCGCCGGAAGAACAACCAGACGATCCGCGGGAACTCGCCTACCAGATCGGCATACGCCTGCGTATTTCGCTTGAAGAAAAACAAAATTTGTTAGAAACAATTCCGTTAGAGCAGCTCC encodes:
- a CDS encoding LON peptidase substrate-binding domain-containing protein; translation: MRNAEVLSNNQTSYERQIPLFPLQAVLFPGGFLPLRIFEPRYRTMIKFCLEHESEFGVVLIKEGEEVGEAATPYEVGTAARILHVENLDDGRMNIITAGEYRFQILEIQEHLSYLTGRVRMLDDPDAEIEAVSESLTTRTEELYEAYEALSSRLIFAWHPPEEQPDDPRELAYQIGIRLRISLEEKQNLLETIPLEQLLTREIEILTDQNRRIAFQLTARNN